In the Malus domestica chromosome 16, GDT2T_hap1 genome, one interval contains:
- the LOC103402992 gene encoding RING-H2 finger protein ATL47-like has protein sequence MVNLVCHYPEMSWNQAQFRQRSLLSSSPSSSSGGKLAPSVLFIIIVLAVIFFVSGILHLLVRFLTKHRSSSISGSNRYPEMSGSEVFQRQLQQLFHLHDSGLDQAFIDALPVFLYKEIKGLKEPFDCPVCLCEFCEKDRLRLLPICSHAFHIDCIDTWLLSNSTCPLCRGTLYTPGIAIENPVFDFGDLMEEGGSFGNGGSGVLAGQKSADNEIAGEMVFSVRLGKFRSTNEEGVGGGGGGGERVEGETSRSNLDARRCYSMGSYQYVVADLELQVALRPKRAGESVRLVRGRVGQNGNSSNYSVGGGDAEGKKINSASKGDSFSVSKIWMWPKKGKFPSSAETHVGHVGNSSLTVGLPWSDRSQGT, from the coding sequence ATGGTGAATTTAGTGTGCCACTACCCTGAAATGTCTTGGAATCAAGCTCAATTCAGGCAAAGAAGTTTGCTTTCCTCTTCACCGTCATCATCCTCTGGGGGTAAACTTGCCCCATCAGTTCTATTTATCATAATTGTTCTAGCTGTTATATTTTTTGTATCCGGAATCCTCCACCTGCTTGTTAGATTTCTCACAAAGCATAGATCTTCATCCATATCTGGATCCAATAGATACCCAGAAATGTCTGGCTCTGAAGTTTTCCAGAGACAATTGCAGCAGCTCTTCCATCTCCACGATTCCGGCTTGGATCAAGCTTTCATTGATGCTCTCCCTGTGTTCCTTTACAAAGAGATTAAGGGTCTGAAAGAACCATTTGATTGTCCAGTTTGTCTGTGTGAGTTTTGTGAGAAGGATCGGCTGAGATTGCTCCCAATTTGTAGTCATGCTTTTCACATTGATTGCATTGACACATGGTTGTTGTCTAATTCGACTTGCCCTCTTTGTAGAGGGACCCTCTACACTCCAGGTATTGCTATCGAAAACCCGGTTTTCGATTTTGGTGATCTGATGGAAGAAGGTGGTTCTTTTGGGAATGGAGGAAGTGGGGTTCTTGCCGGTCAAAAGTCTGCAGATAATGAGATCGCGGGTGAGATGGTGTTTTCTGTGAGACTTGGGAAATTTAGAAGCACAAATGAGGAGGGAGTtggtggtggcggcggcggAGGAGAGAGAGTAGAGGGAGAAACCAGCAGAAGCAATTTGGATGCAAGGAGATGTTACTCAATGGGATCGTACCAATATGTGGTGGCAGATTTGGAGCTGCAGGTGGCTTTGAGGCCAAAAAGGGCAGGTGAGAGTGTGAGGCTTGTGAGAGGGAGAGTGGGACAAAATGGGAATTCTAGTAATTACAGTGTTGGTGGTGGAGATGCTGAGGGGAAGAAAATTAACAGTGCAAGTAAAGGTGATAGCTTTTCTGTATCCAAGATTTGGATGTGGCCTAAGAAGGGTAAATTTCCAAGTTCTGCAGAAACCCATGTGGGCCATGTGGGTAATTCCTCTCTTACTGTGGGTTTGCCATGGAGTGATAGATCTCAGGGTACATGA